The following is a genomic window from Lysinibacillus sp. JNUCC-52.
TTAGTGGCCACTGGCGGTCATCTACTTAGCTTTGGCTCCCTAATTACAGTGATAGGTATACTATTATTGTCTGTGTTATTGGCGAGCGTATTTAATGTTTTTCTCGTACTATTTGTAAGTACTCAAAACGCTTTTTCAACACTGAGTACAATCGTCGGTACGGTATTAGGCTTTTTATGTGGTGTATATGTACCTGTCGGTGTTCTACCAAACTTTGCCCAACAGCTTATTATGTATTTCCCTATTAGTCATACGACACTTTTATTACGTAATGCGTTTATGGATAGCTCAATAACAAAAGTTTTTGACGGTGTTCCTGCTGCACAGGTGGAAAGCTATAAGCTGAACTATGGTATTGTTTATGAGCTCAATGGGCATTCTCTTAACCTATCAACAAGTTATATAGTGATTCTAATAACAATTTTCGTACTTGCCATTTTATCAATTATGATTTTCAAAAAGAAAAATCATGAATAGTCATTTTATACACATCGCCAGCAAACGCGATGTGTATTTTTATTGCTTTTTACCAAACACTTTGTTATTTTAAATATTAATAAACAAACAAAATAAATAATCGTTTGTTTTTCAGGAGGTTTCACAATGGATGTAAATCAATTATTTTGGCAGGCTTCGATCGAGGACATAACACATGGCTATACAAATGAAGCTACACACTACACTTGCCTTCTTTGTGGGGAAAAAATCGAAAAGGGCATTATTTATCCACATGAAGATGTCCTATATGAAGCAGAAAAATTTATGCAGCATCATATTACTGCTACACACCAATCAGTTTTTCATTACTTAAATGGCTTAAATAAAAAAATGACAGGTTTAACAGAACATCAGAGTCATATTTTGCGCCTTTTTTATGAGGGTAAAACGGATCAGGAAATTAAAGAGGAGCTAGAAATTGGCAGCGCAACGACTATTCGACATCATCGTTTTGCCTTAAAAGAAAAAGAGCGTCAAGCTAAAACATTCCTTGCCATGATGGAGCTTTTAAAACAACAAGATCAAAAGGAAGATTCTTTTGTACCGATTCACAAAACGGCTACGATGGTCGACGATCGCTATAACATCACCCTTACGGAAGAACAACAGCTGCTTGCAAAATACTTCCCGAATGGCATCGGTCAAGAGCTCGTCCGCTTCCCAAAACGAGAAAAGCATAAAATCGTTGTACTACGTGCGATTACAACGCTTCTTGATGAGTCAAAACAGTATACAGAAAAAGAGCTTAATGCAATTATTCAACCAATATATGAGGACTATGTACAAATTCGTCGCTATTTAATTCAATACGGTTTTATGGATCGTGTAGACGATGGCAGTGCTTACTGGGTAAAAAAATAAGAAAGTAGGGTTAACAATGGACCACAAAAAAGAATTAAAAGAAATGTATAAAGAAATGAAAATTGAAGCAGGAGTTTTTACAATGACAAACAAACAAAATGGTAAAGTGTTTGTCGGGAGCTTCAATAACTTAAAACGATTAAACGGATTTCAATTTATGTTAAAAACAAATACTTATACGAATAAAGCGCTACAGGCTGACTACAATACATTTGGCAAAGATGCTTTTCAGCTCGAGGTCGTGGAGTATTTGAAGGAAAAAGAAGAAGGCTATTTTGACGCAAAAAAAGAACTTGAAAAGCTAGAAGAAAAGTGGCTTGAAAAGCTTCAGCCTTATGGGGATCATGGCTATAATTCTTAACTAAATTGTTTGAGTGACCGGCACGATGTAAGCCGCAACCCTCGCTATCGCGTGACCTGTTGTGGCTTACATTGCGTGCTTTCTCACACCATACTAAAAAATTCAGAATTGTTTGGGTGACTGGCACGCTAAGATTAGTATAATCAAAACGTGTACTAGTAAAATACATTTTCTTAAAGTAACGATAGTGTAGATAAGCACCAAAACATATCATTATTTCGATCCACGATCAAAAACCCCTATTACTTCTGTCGTTTGCAAAATGTTTACAAATGCCTTGGCATCTACTTCTTTTATTAAACTTTTCACTTCCGCAAGCTGGTAACGTGTAATAACGGTAATGAGTACTTTTCGTCCTTCACCTGAATACCCACCTTTGGCATCCATCATCGTTATGCCCCGTTGTAATCTCGTTAATAGTTGTTGTTTTACATCCTCACCATTGCTCGTAATAATCATAAGCGTTAGTTTAATATTACTTGTATGGATTGTATCGACAACCTTCCCTGTTGCGTAGATTGAAACGAGCGTCAGCAAGGCTGCATCCCAACTAAATACAAATCCTGATATTGCCACTACAATACCATTCATTGCTGAAATCAGTGCACCTAGTGGAAAATCTCTTTTACGGCTTAAAAGCATCGCTATAATATCAAAGCCACCTGAGGAACCCGATGCGCGAAAAACGAGACCGACACATAGGCCGACAATAACCCCACCAAATAAAGATGCTAATATCGGTTCCTCTGTTGCCTTATAAATTGGAATGATTAACAAAGAGATAGACATTACCGCAACAGATAGGATTGTATAAGCAATAAAGCGTTTCCCCAGCTTCATCACACCTAAAATTAGCAACGGTAAATTTAATAAAAGGTTTAATATACCTGTATTTAAAGGCGTCACAATACCAAGCATAATGGCAATCCCACTTAATCCGCCACTTAAAATCTCATGCGGTATTAATAAAAAATTATATGCAAATGCCATTAATATCGAAGCAAGCGTGATAATCACAATATTGCGCATGAATTCCCCTACCATTCTACAACGAACAATTTTGATAATCTTCTCTTTAGAATACCCAACTTATTCGCCCTAAAAACCTAAACCTTTATGAATTGTAGCAACTTAC
Proteins encoded in this region:
- a CDS encoding GIY-YIG nuclease family protein, translated to MDHKKELKEMYKEMKIEAGVFTMTNKQNGKVFVGSFNNLKRLNGFQFMLKTNTYTNKALQADYNTFGKDAFQLEVVEYLKEKEEGYFDAKKELEKLEEKWLEKLQPYGDHGYNS
- a CDS encoding ABC transporter permease; this translates as MEAMISLIQRNNKVFRRDKTQVFFSLLSVIIVIVLYAVFLQKMQVDAIEQMTVATPELIAMVNEWLVAGLLSMMAVTTTLAAFAIAVRDSESKATADFLTAPISRATIQMSYVMNAFIIGCIFSLIALVGCEIFLVATGGHLLSFGSLITVIGILLLSVLLASVFNVFLVLFVSTQNAFSTLSTIVGTVLGFLCGVYVPVGVLPNFAQQLIMYFPISHTTLLLRNAFMDSSITKVFDGVPAAQVESYKLNYGIVYELNGHSLNLSTSYIVILITIFVLAILSIMIFKKKNHE
- a CDS encoding DUF2087 domain-containing protein; its protein translation is MDVNQLFWQASIEDITHGYTNEATHYTCLLCGEKIEKGIIYPHEDVLYEAEKFMQHHITATHQSVFHYLNGLNKKMTGLTEHQSHILRLFYEGKTDQEIKEELEIGSATTIRHHRFALKEKERQAKTFLAMMELLKQQDQKEDSFVPIHKTATMVDDRYNITLTEEQQLLAKYFPNGIGQELVRFPKREKHKIVVLRAITTLLDESKQYTEKELNAIIQPIYEDYVQIRRYLIQYGFMDRVDDGSAYWVKK
- a CDS encoding YitT family protein, with product MRNIVIITLASILMAFAYNFLLIPHEILSGGLSGIAIMLGIVTPLNTGILNLLLNLPLLILGVMKLGKRFIAYTILSVAVMSISLLIIPIYKATEEPILASLFGGVIVGLCVGLVFRASGSSGGFDIIAMLLSRKRDFPLGALISAMNGIVVAISGFVFSWDAALLTLVSIYATGKVVDTIHTSNIKLTLMIITSNGEDVKQQLLTRLQRGITMMDAKGGYSGEGRKVLITVITRYQLAEVKSLIKEVDAKAFVNILQTTEVIGVFDRGSK